In one window of Gossypium hirsutum isolate 1008001.06 chromosome A01, Gossypium_hirsutum_v2.1, whole genome shotgun sequence DNA:
- the LOC107917389 gene encoding uncharacterized mitochondrial protein AtMg00860-like — protein sequence MDLMNQVFQPYLDQFIVVSIDHILVYFKTEDEHDEYLRVVLQILREKKLYAKFNKCEFLLREVTFLRHIVSAKGIQVDPRKIEAVLDWKQPKNISEIYSFLDLVGYYRLFVEGFSLIVAPLTKLLRKGVLFVWTDVQQESFEKLKTVLTEAPVLIQPKLGNDFVVYSDTSHVGLGCILMQDDKVVAYASRQLKTHGVKLTWIEQIQYRMLEDESLGLWFRQVESGSTTSFGLNNDGVLCFCGRICVPNDTD from the exons atggatttgatgaaccaagtATTTCAACCTTATCTGGATCAGTTCATCGTAGTTTCCATCGACCATATTCTGGTATACTTTAAGACTGAAGATGAGCATGATGAGTATCTTAGAGTTGTGCTTCAGATTCTGCGTGAGAAGAAACTATATGCTAAATTCAATAAGTGTGAGTTCTTGCTTCGTGAAGTCACTTTTCTGAGGCACATAGTGTCTGCTAAGGGGATCCAAGTCGATCCTAGGAAGATTGAGGCTGTACTagattggaaacagcctaagaataTATCTGAGATCTACAGTTTTCTGGATCTGGTCGGTTATTATCGGCTGTTTGTAGAAGGTTTCTCACTAATTGTAGCACCCttaactaagctgctacgtaagggtgtTCTGTTTGTCTGGACTGATGTGCAACAGGagagctttgaaaagctcaagACTGTTCTAACTgaggctcctgttctgatacagcctaaACTTGGAAATGATTTTGTGGTTTACAGTGACACATCACATGTGGGTTTAGGTTGTATTCTAATGCAGGATGATAAGGTTGTggcatatgcgtctcgtcagctcaAGACGCATGGG GTTAAATTGACTTGGATAGAACAAATTCAGTATAGGATGTTAGAAGATGAATCGTTGGGTCTTTGGTTCCGTCAGGTTGAAAGTGGCAGCACTACGAGCTTTGGGCTGAATAATGATGGGGTACTCTGTTTCTGTGGTCGGATTTGCGTACCGAATGATACTGATTAA